Proteins from a single region of Candidatus Palauibacter australiensis:
- the rpsJ gene encoding 30S ribosomal protein S10: MAQKIRIRLKAFDPAVIDQTAADIVRTAQKTGASVSGPIPLPTRRQLFTVLRSPHVDKKSREQFELKTHKRLIDIHDSRPQTIDALTKLDLAAGVDVEIKVE, encoded by the coding sequence ATGGCGCAGAAAATTCGGATTCGGCTGAAGGCCTTCGATCCAGCTGTGATCGACCAGACGGCGGCGGACATCGTACGGACCGCACAGAAGACCGGTGCGTCGGTCAGCGGGCCGATCCCGCTTCCGACGCGCCGGCAGTTGTTCACGGTCCTGCGAAGTCCTCACGTGGACAAGAAGTCGCGGGAACAGTTCGAACTGAAGACGCACAAGCGGCTCATCGATATCCACGACTCCCGTCCGCAGACGATCGACGCGCTGACGAAGCTGGACCTCGCGGCCGGCGTCGATGTGGAAATCAAAGTCGAGTAG
- the rplC gene encoding 50S ribosomal protein L3 produces MPGLIGRKIGMTQIFDDDGKAVGVTVLEVGPCPVVQIKTTERDGYDAVQLGFDRVKEGRARKPAAGHAARAGLDYVPRVLAEFDFEGEKLELGQELTVGMFDVGSRVNVTGTTKGRGFQGVVKRHGFGGGRGSHGGTSILRAPGSIGAGTDPSRVIKGRKMAGRMGGTQRMAMSRKIIRVDAEKNLLIVQGSIPGARNNLVMVRPGR; encoded by the coding sequence ATGCCCGGGTTGATCGGCCGTAAAATCGGCATGACGCAGATCTTTGACGACGACGGGAAGGCCGTCGGCGTCACCGTGCTGGAGGTCGGACCCTGTCCGGTCGTCCAGATCAAGACCACTGAGCGCGACGGCTACGATGCCGTGCAGCTGGGCTTCGACCGCGTGAAAGAGGGGCGCGCGCGCAAGCCGGCCGCGGGCCACGCCGCGCGCGCCGGCCTCGACTACGTACCGCGCGTCCTCGCGGAGTTCGACTTCGAGGGCGAGAAGCTCGAGCTGGGCCAGGAACTCACGGTCGGCATGTTCGATGTCGGATCGCGGGTGAACGTGACGGGAACGACCAAGGGTCGCGGGTTCCAGGGCGTCGTGAAGCGGCACGGCTTCGGCGGTGGTCGCGGCTCCCACGGCGGAACGTCCATTCTCAGAGCTCCCGGGTCGATTGGGGCCGGTACGGACCCGTCCCGGGTGATCAAGGGGCGGAAGATGGCCGGCCGTATGGGGGGGACGCAGCGCATGGCGATGAGCCGGAAGATCATTCGTGTCGACGCGGAGAAGAACCTCCTGATCGTTCAGGGTTCCATCCCGGGCGCGCGAAACAACCTCGTCATGGTGAGGCCGGGCCGATGA